From Tachypleus tridentatus isolate NWPU-2018 chromosome 8, ASM421037v1, whole genome shotgun sequence, a single genomic window includes:
- the LOC143223954 gene encoding SCAN domain-containing protein 3-like, whose protein sequence is MADDVEKQLVAQLQVKTFALQSDESCLQNNEALLMTYVRLFWVIISSERKYFFPRKLATDRKGETIFEEVKSYCIENNIPFENITTCEIDGAASMLVSKNLGGPLYESLAIVIEAVNLIKSHALQDRLFLQFCEENGNLNSE, encoded by the exons ATGGCAGATGATGTTGAAAAACAACTAGTCGCACAATTACAAGTTAAAACGTTTGCTCTGCAAAGTGATGAATCCTGTTTACAGAATAATGAAGCCCTACTGATGACGTATGTTAGGTTGTTTTGGGTGATAATCAGCTCAGAgaggaaatatttttttcctcGAAAGCTTGCAACAGACAGAAAAGGTGAAACAATTTTTGAAGAAGTGAAGAGTTATTGCATAGAAAACAATATTCCTTTTGAAAATATAACGACTTGTGAAATTGATGGCGCTGCTTCAATG TTGGTTTCAAAGAACTTGGGAGGACCTTTGTATGAATCTCTTGCCATTGTAATAGAGGCTGTCAACTTGATCAAATCTCATGCTCTTCAAGATCgtctttttttacaattttgtgaaGAAAATGGGAATTTGAACTCCGAGTGA